The following proteins are co-located in the Sandaracinaceae bacterium genome:
- a CDS encoding SPFH domain-containing protein yields MQSPMYEDAAQQAASGGGGDIWFVVFGALAFAVGLLVLIAIARALLHIARPNEALIFSGKRYVTSDGQTLGYQVVRSGRRAFKIPFLERVDRIDMTLIPVDVVVQNAYSRGNIPLMIHAIANVKVHSDERRINNAIERFLGKPTAEIQLVAQQTLEGALREVLAQLTPEEVNEDRLKFAQNLIEAAEDDLDKLGLQLDTLKIQSVSDDTGYLDSLGRPAIAQALRDAENAENQAMQEIAQAQAEATQRAEVARAHAETNIQKKNNELRRVKAELEGEAAAVEREADVAAKTARASAEKELQQVRAALEKLRLEAEVVIPSDYDRRAKAIRAVGDAAPTKENGEAAVEVLRMMSAAWAEMGDQARELYVIQHLEEIVGTVVAQLGKVDIDEVHVLDQGDGSGLSSYAATYPKMVAEVMKALRETTGVDVPGILSGAGSNAQSSGNAPSLSGRRI; encoded by the coding sequence ATGCAGTCACCCATGTATGAAGACGCCGCTCAACAGGCGGCGAGCGGCGGAGGCGGCGACATCTGGTTCGTCGTGTTCGGCGCGCTCGCGTTCGCCGTCGGCTTGCTCGTGTTGATCGCGATCGCGCGCGCGCTGCTGCACATCGCGCGTCCGAACGAGGCGCTGATCTTCAGCGGCAAGCGCTACGTGACCAGCGACGGCCAGACCCTCGGGTACCAGGTCGTCCGCTCCGGTCGCCGCGCGTTCAAGATCCCCTTCCTCGAGCGGGTGGATCGCATCGACATGACGCTCATCCCGGTGGACGTCGTGGTGCAGAACGCCTACTCGAGAGGCAACATCCCTCTCATGATTCACGCGATCGCGAACGTGAAGGTGCACAGCGACGAGCGCCGGATCAACAACGCGATCGAGCGCTTCCTGGGCAAGCCCACCGCGGAGATCCAGCTCGTGGCGCAGCAGACCCTCGAGGGCGCGCTCCGCGAGGTGCTCGCGCAGCTGACGCCCGAGGAGGTCAACGAGGATCGGCTGAAGTTCGCGCAGAACCTCATCGAGGCGGCGGAGGACGACCTCGACAAGCTCGGCCTCCAGCTCGACACGCTGAAGATCCAGAGCGTGTCGGACGACACCGGCTACCTCGACTCGCTCGGCCGCCCCGCCATCGCGCAGGCGCTCCGTGACGCGGAGAACGCCGAGAACCAGGCGATGCAGGAGATCGCGCAGGCGCAGGCCGAGGCGACGCAGCGCGCCGAGGTCGCCAGGGCGCACGCCGAGACCAACATCCAGAAGAAGAACAACGAGCTGCGACGCGTCAAGGCGGAGCTCGAGGGCGAGGCGGCGGCGGTCGAGCGTGAGGCCGACGTGGCCGCGAAGACCGCGCGCGCCTCCGCGGAGAAGGAGCTGCAGCAGGTGCGTGCCGCGCTCGAGAAGCTCCGGCTCGAGGCCGAGGTGGTCATCCCCTCGGACTACGACCGGCGCGCCAAGGCCATCCGCGCGGTCGGCGACGCGGCGCCCACCAAGGAGAACGGTGAGGCGGCCGTCGAGGTCCTGCGCATGATGAGCGCGGCGTGGGCGGAGATGGGCGATCAAGCCCGCGAGCTCTACGTCATCCAGCACCTCGAGGAGATCGTCGGCACGGTCGTGGCCCAGCTGGGCAAGGTCGACATCGACGAGGTGCACGTGCTCGATCAGGGCGACGGCTCCGGCCTCAGCTCGTACGCCGCGACCTACCCCAAGATGGTCGCAGAGGTGATGAAGGCGCTCAGGGAGACCACCGGCGTGGACGTGCCGGGCATCCTGAGCGGCGCTGGTAGCAACGCGCAGTCCTCGGGCAACGCCCCGAGCCTGTCCGGGAGGAGGATCTGA
- a CDS encoding SPFH domain-containing protein, producing MGFGAFVAMAGIAVIAFAAIVLVIKNVLYVCQPNEVLVFSGRPRTTSDGRAIGYRIVKGGRTLRMPLIETVDRMDLTNMIIELTVRNAYSKGGIPLTVQGVANIKVPGEEPLIHASLERFLGKTRGEIMKVARETLEGNLRGVLAILTPEQVNQDKEAFAMKLTEEAEHDLTNIGLILDTLKIQNVTDDVGYLDSIGRMRSADIRKKAQIAEASAKAEAQIQKWTNTEGAELAKVNAQIHVAKKDNDRRIVDAQTKREAMIAEEQADVQATISQATAEISMQEARIEQVRQRLQADVIEPAEAGRKQAEQRAKADAAQIIEQGRATADVLASLAKTYRSSGTDGRDVLLMQKLVPMLKTVSGSIGELHVDKLTVIGSGRNGAGDSDLAATLMRTNEQIKAATGVDVPKMLTRFQEGGARSGPPPVPE from the coding sequence ATGGGTTTCGGAGCATTCGTCGCGATGGCGGGCATCGCCGTCATCGCCTTCGCCGCGATCGTCCTCGTCATCAAGAACGTCTTGTACGTCTGCCAGCCCAACGAGGTGCTGGTCTTCAGCGGGCGCCCCCGCACGACGTCCGACGGCCGCGCCATCGGCTACCGGATCGTCAAGGGCGGCCGGACGCTGAGGATGCCTCTGATCGAGACGGTCGATCGGATGGACCTGACCAACATGATCATCGAGCTGACGGTCCGGAACGCCTACTCCAAGGGCGGCATCCCGCTGACCGTGCAGGGCGTGGCCAACATCAAGGTCCCCGGTGAGGAGCCCCTCATCCACGCCAGCCTCGAGCGCTTCCTCGGCAAGACGCGCGGGGAGATCATGAAGGTCGCGCGGGAGACGCTGGAGGGGAACCTCCGCGGCGTGCTCGCGATCCTCACGCCCGAGCAGGTCAACCAGGACAAGGAAGCGTTCGCCATGAAGCTCACCGAAGAGGCGGAGCACGACCTGACGAACATCGGCCTGATCCTGGACACCCTCAAGATCCAGAACGTCACCGACGACGTCGGCTACCTCGACTCCATCGGGCGCATGCGCTCGGCGGACATCCGGAAGAAGGCGCAGATCGCGGAGGCGAGCGCGAAGGCCGAGGCGCAGATCCAGAAGTGGACCAACACGGAGGGCGCGGAGCTGGCCAAGGTCAACGCGCAGATCCACGTGGCCAAGAAGGACAACGACCGACGGATCGTCGACGCCCAGACGAAGCGGGAGGCGATGATCGCCGAGGAGCAGGCGGACGTGCAGGCGACCATCAGCCAGGCCACGGCCGAGATCTCCATGCAGGAGGCGCGCATCGAGCAGGTGCGGCAGCGCCTGCAGGCGGACGTCATCGAGCCCGCGGAGGCCGGTCGAAAGCAGGCCGAGCAGCGGGCGAAGGCGGACGCGGCCCAGATCATCGAGCAGGGCCGGGCGACGGCCGACGTGCTCGCGAGCCTCGCCAAGACCTACCGCAGCAGCGGGACCGACGGCCGAGACGTGCTGCTCATGCAGAAGCTCGTCCCGATGCTGAAGACCGTGAGCGGGAGCATCGGCGAGCTGCACGTGGACAAGCTGACGGTGATCGGCTCGGGCAGGAACGGCGCGGGCGACTCCGATCTCGCCGCGACGCTCATGCGCACGAACGAGCAGATCAAGGCGGCGACCGGCGTCGACGTCCCGAAGATGCTCACGCGCTTCCAGGAGGGCGGCGCACGCAGCGGGCCGCCTCCAGTCCCGGAGTGA
- a CDS encoding AraC family transcriptional regulator has translation MTSDAASIAWYLHRASPSSAIEWPEGTQADSPPDYPTRLPTSDLARLFEQAGQGNPTAATRAGIEAGRKPVTALPLLVRASARAADAADAASQFWSAFSGSTRLESRTEGDRWELVLVESWRERSRGQDMFLQYLVGSLVGALAEHSAGAVQPREVRLPGASQPGDGEVSRALGVPVHRGSDLTRIVYDRSARGVALRTSDPLVSTFLSAELHRAIARLRLAVTWQIDELIRENLSEGLGMREAAKHLGLSERTLRRRLDEEGTSFRERLDHVRRGRALELLSDHDVQTVARQLGFVDARSFQRAFRRWTKMTPLEHKRRLRASARQAPMVARAHVEAAQ, from the coding sequence ATGACGTCCGACGCTGCATCCATCGCCTGGTACCTGCATCGCGCCTCTCCCTCGAGCGCCATCGAATGGCCCGAGGGCACTCAGGCCGACTCACCACCCGACTACCCCACCCGTCTGCCGACCTCCGACCTGGCGCGGCTCTTCGAGCAGGCCGGCCAGGGCAACCCCACCGCCGCGACCCGCGCCGGGATCGAGGCCGGTCGCAAGCCGGTCACCGCGCTCCCGCTGTTGGTCCGCGCGAGCGCTCGCGCCGCAGACGCCGCCGACGCCGCCAGCCAGTTCTGGAGCGCCTTCAGCGGTAGCACCCGGCTCGAGAGCCGGACCGAAGGCGACCGCTGGGAGCTCGTGCTCGTCGAGAGCTGGCGCGAGCGGAGCCGCGGTCAAGACATGTTCCTTCAGTATCTCGTGGGCAGCCTCGTCGGCGCGCTCGCCGAGCACAGCGCGGGCGCGGTTCAGCCCCGCGAGGTGCGCCTGCCCGGAGCGTCGCAGCCCGGCGACGGCGAGGTCTCGCGCGCGCTCGGTGTCCCGGTCCACCGGGGCTCGGACCTGACCCGGATCGTCTACGACCGGAGCGCGCGTGGCGTGGCGCTGCGGACCTCCGACCCGCTGGTCTCGACCTTCCTCTCGGCGGAGCTCCATCGCGCCATCGCGCGCCTTCGCCTCGCCGTCACCTGGCAGATCGACGAGCTCATCCGCGAGAACCTCTCGGAGGGCCTCGGCATGCGGGAGGCGGCCAAGCACCTCGGGCTCAGCGAGCGCACGCTCCGTCGGCGCCTGGACGAGGAGGGCACCTCGTTCCGCGAGCGCCTCGACCACGTCCGCCGGGGTCGCGCGCTCGAGCTGCTCTCCGACCACGACGTGCAGACGGTGGCTCGCCAGCTCGGCTTCGTGGACGCCCGCTCGTTCCAGCGCGCCTTCCGCCGCTGGACCAAGATGACGCCGCTCGAGCACAAGCGTCGGCTGCGCGCCTCGGCGCGTCAGGCGCCGATGGTCGCCCGCGCGCACGTGGAAGCCGCGCAGTAG